Proteins from a single region of Macaca thibetana thibetana isolate TM-01 chromosome 4, ASM2454274v1, whole genome shotgun sequence:
- the LOC126952698 gene encoding HLA class II histocompatibility antigen, DO beta chain — translation MGSGWVPWVVALLVNLTRLDSSMTQGTDSPEDFVIQAKADCYFTNGTEKVQFVVRFIFNLEEYVRFDSDVGMFVALTKLGQPDAEQWNSRLDLLERSREAVDGVCRHNYRLGAPFTVGRKVQPEVTVYPERTALLHQHNLLHCSVTGFYPGDIKIRWFLNGQEERAGVMSTGLIGNGDWTFQTVVMLEMTPELGDVYTCLVHHSSLLSPVSVEWRVQSEYSWRKMLSGIAAFLLGLIFLLMGIIIQLRAQKGYVRTQMSGDEVSRAVLLPQPC, via the exons ATGGGTTCTGGGTGGGTCCCCTGGGTGGTGGCTCTGCTAGTGAATCTGACCAGACTGGATTCCTCCATGACTCAAGGCACAGACTCTCCAG AAGATTTTGTGATTCAGGCAAAGGCTGACTGTTACTTCACCAACGGGACAGAAAAGGTGCAGTTTGTGGTCAGATTCATCTTTAACTTGGAGGAGTATGTACGTTTCGACAGTGATGTGGGGATGTTTGTGGCATTGACGAAGCTGGGGCAGCCAGATGCTGAGCAGTGGAACAGCCGGCTGGATCTCTTGGAGAGGAGCAGAGAGGCCGTGGATGGGGTCTGTAGACACAACTACAGACTGGGCGCACCCTTCACTGTGGGGAGAAAAG TGCAACCAGAGGTGACAGTGTACCCAGAGAGGACCGCACTCCTGCACCAGCATAATCTGCTGCACTGCTCTGTGACGGGCTTCTATCCAGGGGACATCAAGATCAGGTGGTTCCTGAATGGGCAGGAGGAGAGAGCTGGGGTCATGTCCACTGGCCTTATCGGGAATGGAGACTGGACCTTTCAGACTGTGGTGATGCTAGAAATGACTCCTGAACTTGGAGATGTCTACACCTGCCTTGTCCATCACTCCAGCCTACTGAGCCCCGTTTCTGTGGAGTGGA GAGTTCAGTCTGAATATTCTTGGAGAAAGATGCTGAGTGGCATTGCAGCCTTCCTACTTGGGCTAATCTTCCTTCTGATGGGAATCATCATCCAGCTTAGGGCTCAGAAAG GATATGTGAGGACACAGATGTCTGGTGATGAG GTCTCAAGAGCTGTTCTGCTCCCTCAGCCATGCTGA